In Rattus norvegicus strain BN/NHsdMcwi chromosome 1, GRCr8, whole genome shotgun sequence, a genomic segment contains:
- the Gtf2h5 gene encoding general transcription factor IIH subunit 5 encodes MVNVLKGVLIECDPAMKQFLLYLDESNALGKKFIIQDIDDTHVFVIAELVNVLQERVGELMDQNAFSLTQK; translated from the exons ATGGTCAACGTCTTGAAAGGAGTGCTTATAGAATG CGATCCCGCCATGAAGCAGTTTTTGCTGTACTTGGATGAGTCCAATGCCTTGGGGAAGAAGTTCATCATTCAAGACATTGATGACACACATGTCTTTGTCATTGCGGAACTGGTTAATGTTCTCCAGGAGCGAGTAGGGGAACTGATGGACCAGAATGCCTTTTCTCTTACCCAGAAGTGA